The genome window GCGCCACCGGCACCACGTCCACCCCGGCGTCGATCGCGGCCTGCAGCAGCCCGGCCTTGAACTCGGCCAGCGCGCCGCTGCGGCTGCGGGTGCCTTCCGGGAACAGGCACAGATCCTCGCCGCGGCGCAGCAGCGCCGCCGCCGCGCGCCGCATCATCGCCCCGGCGCGGCGGCTGTCGCGGTCCAGGAACAACATGCCGGTCGCGCGCGCATACCAGTTCACGAACGGCACCTTCAGCATCTCGTCCTTGAGCAGGAAGCGCAGCGGCACCGGCAGCGCCACGAACAGCGCGCAGATGTCGATGATCGACTGGTGGTTGCTGACGAACAGGTGGTTGCGCGACCAGTCGACCCGCTCGCGGCCCTCCACCTGCAGCCGCGCCCCGGCGCCGAACAGCAGCACCGGCGCCCAGAATCGCGCGCCCATGCGCAATGGCAGCCGCGGCCCGGTCAGCCGCAGCAGCACCAGCGCTACGACGATGCCCAGCGCGGTATGCGCCAGGGTGAACAGCAGCTGCAGGGCGTTGTACATGGCCCAGGCCATGCGCGAGGGCATCCCTGCCTGCGGCAACTTGCGGTTTTCCTTGATGATCTGCACGACCCTGCATCCCCTGCAATACGCGCGTCAGCGCAGTAGATCGCGCCAAAAAACCGGCCCCAGCCGCGCCAACTGGTGCAGGAAGTCGGGCAGATTACGGTAGGGACGCTGCGGAAACCAGCGCCCACGCAACAGGTACTCGCCGACGAAGAAGCCGCCGATGACCCCGTAGCCGAGCAGATTGGCGAACAGCGAGGCGCGCGCATCGCTGATCGGCAACGGCGCGGCCAGACCCAGTTGCGCCAGCACGCCGCTGGGCTGGGCGCATAGCGCCAGCACCAGATTGAGCAGGGTCAGCCCGACCAGCAGCAGGGTCCAGGCCAGGGTCAGGCGCTGGGTGTAGCGCCGCTGCGCCGGGCTGATCGGCATGCCGGCCTGCCGGTACAGGGCCTCGACGATGCGGGTGATCAGCGGCGTGCGCCCGCGCTGCAGGCTGCGCCCGAAGAACCAGGCCACCCAGGCGGTGAACAGCACCGGCGGGGCGGCCAGCAGCAGCAGGGCGTGCGGCGAGCGCCACAGCGGCACCAGCGCCGCCGTCGCGGCGATGGCCAGCGCCCAGGCCCAGGGCCGCCAGCGCGCCATCGGCTCCACCAGCACCATCAGCACCAGCGCCGCGCCGGCCAGCACCGCCAGGTCCGGGCGGTGCGCGGCATTGGCCCAATGCGCCAGCGGCGAGTAGGCCAGCGCCAGCAGCACGCCCAGGGCCAGCGCCCAGGGCGCGGCGTCGGCCCGCTCAGCTGGTCTTGTTGGCTTCGACATGCGCCGACAGCGCGCGCAGCGAGGCGAAGATGCGGCGGTTCTCGTCGTTGTCCGAGCGCAGCTGGAAGCCATAGCGCTTGCTGATCGCCAGCGCCAGTTCCAGGGCGTCGATCGAGTCCAGCCCCAGGCCGGTGTTGAACAGCGGCGCCTCCGGATCGATGTCGCCGGGCTGGACGTCTTCCAGGTTCAGGCTCTCGACCAGCAGCTCGGCCAGTTCACGTTCGGCGGCGGTTTGCGAAGACATCCAGGGGCTTCCAGGCGAAAGGACGGGTGCGACAAGATGGTGCATCGGACGCTGCGGCGCAACCATGCGCCCGCGAACAGCACGCTATCATGCCGTTTCGCCCCGCCGTTGCGCCGCAGGTTCCCTCAGGATGACGTCCCCCGCTGTTGCTCCCCTCCCCCCCACCGTAAACGCCGCCGCGGCAGAGACGCCCGACGTGCTGGTGATCGGCGGAGGGCCGGCCGGCTGCGCGGCGGCGATCGTCCTGGCCCAGCGCGGCTGGCGGGTGACGGTGCTGGAGAAGGACCACCATCCGCGCTTCCACATCGGCGAATCGCTGCTGCCGATGAACATGCCGATCCTGCAGCGGCTGGGCGTGCTCGAGCAGGTGCGGGCGATCGGCGTGCTCAAGCTCGGCGCCGACTTCCCCAACGACGCCGGCGGCT of Xanthomonas sacchari contains these proteins:
- the xanC gene encoding xanthomonadin biosynthesis acyl carrier protein XanC — its product is MSSQTAAERELAELLVESLNLEDVQPGDIDPEAPLFNTGLGLDSIDALELALAISKRYGFQLRSDNDENRRIFASLRALSAHVEANKTS
- a CDS encoding ketosynthase, encoding MSKPTRPAERADAAPWALALGVLLALAYSPLAHWANAAHRPDLAVLAGAALVLMVLVEPMARWRPWAWALAIAATAALVPLWRSPHALLLLAAPPVLFTAWVAWFFGRSLQRGRTPLITRIVEALYRQAGMPISPAQRRYTQRLTLAWTLLLVGLTLLNLVLALCAQPSGVLAQLGLAAPLPISDARASLFANLLGYGVIGGFFVGEYLLRGRWFPQRPYRNLPDFLHQLARLGPVFWRDLLR
- a CDS encoding lysophospholipid acyltransferase family protein — translated: MPQAGMPSRMAWAMYNALQLLFTLAHTALGIVVALVLLRLTGPRLPLRMGARFWAPVLLFGAGARLQVEGRERVDWSRNHLFVSNHQSIIDICALFVALPVPLRFLLKDEMLKVPFVNWYARATGMLFLDRDSRRAGAMMRRAAAALLRRGEDLCLFPEGTRSRSGALAEFKAGLLQAAIDAGVDVVPVALDGAGKVLPPTSLFRVRPGVIRVRIGTPIPVNGEDGPLNRQEVTQRAHQAVRAMLEPRI